One window of the Oceanicoccus sp. KOV_DT_Chl genome contains the following:
- a CDS encoding LVIVD repeat-containing protein, whose translation MSKKQTSVICGLALSVLLSACADDKKPSVDSASDGLKTNESTIKAESHDSHTGQYNITDPFVLAQVSMSEDKTPADPDPSSYGLNEQGVFIHPAATRDSHDAKPFKGILDYWDPNQYIKNMTLEAFYPITVEPFHTWQNIVDFDGRRYLYQYVRRDLKIFDITDPKSLKLLLTKGNTWGINGPDEEVNPYPEDDMFGAASIQWNDKLGKNIMVQSFEIRRFGLLKNKYQKPEQVKKIRNANHLKGFKVYAMNGPMPEDWELLAERTTDYKHPDAPVGQQQGSGVRDIPVYFGGDTMFVAAAPEASHSLTEYPNDLYSAGYQSWDMSDPTNPKFLDQLNVPGQISGNADDEVAYKANPRAGNRTSWMGARMSLFIPTPVEEGGKYGYAAMGGLGFYVVDISNPAEMKVVSHLEFEPNVAGVEGDFVDVSQVEATGIVYFSGYPLNEDCWEPYKDVFMIDVNDPATPKVLGVLPRPTPPADAKFTDFCQRRGSFGPKRTGYYTQPGTPKAGILPFNFYNAGLQVFDVSDTANPKIAAYFVPRFDTETVAEYARGNLSHSVYVEYDRNLFWLFTNHGIYLLSSPVLGEPRFSAPEEPWPKR comes from the coding sequence ATGAGTAAAAAACAAACCAGTGTAATTTGTGGGCTTGCATTATCAGTATTGTTGTCAGCCTGTGCTGACGATAAAAAACCATCGGTTGATTCGGCGAGTGATGGATTGAAAACCAATGAATCTACGATCAAAGCTGAAAGCCATGATAGTCATACCGGGCAGTACAATATTACCGACCCTTTTGTTCTGGCACAGGTATCGATGTCGGAGGATAAAACCCCGGCTGATCCTGACCCGTCCAGTTATGGTTTAAATGAGCAGGGTGTGTTTATTCACCCAGCTGCCACCCGTGATTCCCATGATGCCAAGCCATTTAAGGGCATACTCGATTACTGGGACCCGAATCAATATATAAAAAATATGACACTGGAGGCTTTTTACCCTATTACGGTAGAACCGTTTCATACTTGGCAGAATATTGTCGATTTTGATGGCCGGCGTTATCTCTATCAATATGTGCGTCGTGATTTAAAAATATTTGATATTACTGACCCAAAATCGCTAAAGCTGTTATTGACTAAAGGTAATACGTGGGGCATCAATGGGCCTGATGAAGAAGTAAATCCTTATCCTGAAGACGATATGTTTGGTGCAGCTAGCATTCAATGGAATGACAAACTGGGCAAAAATATCATGGTCCAGTCTTTTGAAATAAGACGTTTTGGCTTGTTGAAAAATAAATACCAGAAACCGGAGCAGGTTAAGAAAATTCGCAATGCTAATCATCTAAAAGGGTTTAAGGTCTATGCTATGAACGGACCTATGCCAGAGGATTGGGAATTGTTGGCGGAGCGTACCACCGATTACAAACACCCGGATGCGCCGGTAGGTCAGCAGCAAGGTTCCGGAGTGCGAGATATTCCGGTTTATTTTGGTGGTGATACTATGTTTGTTGCTGCAGCACCTGAAGCATCACATTCGCTAACGGAATACCCGAATGATCTTTATTCCGCCGGTTATCAATCCTGGGATATGTCAGACCCGACTAATCCAAAATTTCTGGACCAGTTGAATGTACCTGGACAAATCAGCGGCAACGCGGATGATGAAGTAGCGTACAAAGCTAATCCACGTGCCGGTAATCGTACCTCATGGATGGGGGCACGAATGTCGCTGTTTATTCCAACACCTGTAGAAGAAGGTGGCAAGTACGGTTATGCAGCCATGGGCGGGTTGGGTTTTTATGTGGTTGATATTAGTAATCCTGCTGAAATGAAAGTGGTTAGTCATCTCGAATTTGAACCCAATGTAGCCGGTGTTGAAGGTGACTTTGTCGATGTGTCACAAGTTGAAGCAACGGGCATTGTTTATTTTAGTGGTTATCCACTAAATGAAGATTGTTGGGAGCCATACAAAGATGTGTTCATGATAGATGTGAATGATCCTGCTACACCAAAAGTGTTAGGTGTGTTGCCGCGACCAACGCCACCGGCGGACGCCAAGTTTACTGATTTTTGTCAGCGTCGTGGTAGTTTTGGGCCTAAGCGTACCGGTTATTACACCCAGCCGGGAACCCCGAAAGCGGGCATCTTACCGTTCAACTTTTATAATGCCGGTTTGCAGGTGTTTGATGTTAGTGATACGGCGAACCCAAAAATTGCTGCCTATTTTGTGCCACGCTTTGATACCGAAACGGTGGCGGAATATGCGCGGGGCAATCTATCGCATAGTGTGTATGTTGAATACGATAGAAATCTTTTCTGGCTGTTTACTAATCACGGTATTTATTTGTTATCCAGCCCAGTCTTAGGTGAGCCCAGATTTTCAGCACCTGAGGAACCGTGGCCAAAGCGTTAA
- a CDS encoding amidohydrolase family protein: MKKIDIHTHFLPEKWPDLAARFGTPDWPAMRHTEPGKAMIMVGDQEFRPVYEACWNPAVRIEEMDRHNVDVQVICATPVLFAYERPAEQAADCAKLFNDAALEICAYNPQRLKALCQVPLQDIDASCEEVTRAVKNGHLGVQIGNHVGHKNLDDEGLLTFLQHCASVGAAVLVHPWDMMARDRMPKYMLPWLVSMPAETQLSILSLIMSGSFERLPKSLRICFAHGGGSFAFLLGRVDNAWKHRDIVREDCPNIPSSYVDRFYVDSAVFNSDALAMLVKVMGDDRVMLGSDYPFPLGEQEIGQLIQDHTLFDVSLKQKILGDNAQNFLQI, encoded by the coding sequence ATGAAAAAAATTGATATACATACGCACTTTTTACCGGAAAAATGGCCAGATCTAGCGGCGCGTTTTGGTACACCGGATTGGCCAGCCATGCGCCATACTGAACCTGGTAAAGCGATGATCATGGTCGGCGATCAGGAGTTTCGTCCTGTCTACGAAGCTTGCTGGAATCCAGCAGTGCGTATTGAGGAGATGGATCGGCATAATGTAGATGTGCAGGTTATTTGTGCTACTCCAGTGCTGTTTGCCTATGAAAGACCAGCTGAACAAGCGGCAGATTGTGCGAAGCTGTTTAATGATGCGGCATTGGAAATATGCGCCTATAACCCGCAACGTTTAAAAGCCTTGTGCCAGGTGCCTTTACAGGATATCGATGCTTCCTGTGAAGAGGTGACTCGCGCCGTTAAAAATGGTCATTTAGGTGTACAAATTGGCAATCATGTTGGCCATAAAAACCTGGATGATGAAGGCTTGCTGACTTTTTTGCAGCACTGTGCCAGTGTGGGCGCGGCGGTGCTGGTACATCCCTGGGATATGATGGCCCGTGATCGGATGCCTAAGTATATGTTGCCGTGGTTGGTTTCCATGCCGGCAGAAACGCAGTTATCTATTCTTTCATTAATTATGTCAGGTTCCTTTGAGCGTTTGCCAAAAAGTTTACGCATTTGTTTTGCCCATGGCGGTGGTAGTTTTGCATTTTTATTAGGTCGTGTTGATAACGCCTGGAAACACCGTGACATAGTTCGTGAAGATTGTCCGAATATTCCTTCAAGTTATGTTGACCGTTTTTATGTTGATTCCGCGGTGTTTAATTCTGATGCTCTGGCCATGTTGGTCAAAGTCATGGGTGATGATCGGGTCATGTTGGGATCTGATTATCCATTTCCATTGGGTGAGCAGGAGATAGGGCAATTGATTCAGGATCACACATTATTTGATGTGTCATTAAAGCAAAAGATTCTTGGTGATAACGCGCAGAATTTTTTGCAAATATAG
- a CDS encoding 3-hydroxyanthranilate 3,4-dioxygenase — MAKLSGFNFQAWLEEHKDKLKPPVNNQLIWEDADLMVTVVGGPNRRFDYHVDPVEEFFYQFKGNSFIRIMDDDGPYDVNLKEGDIFLLPPLVPHSPQRPEEGSLCLVIEPKRPEGEKDAFEWYCQSCNHRIHRVDVVLKSIVKDLPPLFSAFAENEQHRLCKNCGELHPGK, encoded by the coding sequence ATGGCAAAGCTGTCAGGATTTAATTTTCAGGCGTGGCTTGAAGAGCACAAAGACAAACTTAAGCCACCGGTTAACAATCAGTTGATCTGGGAAGATGCCGATTTAATGGTGACAGTAGTGGGCGGACCTAATCGTCGGTTTGATTACCATGTGGATCCCGTTGAAGAGTTTTTCTATCAGTTCAAGGGAAATTCGTTTATTCGTATTATGGACGATGATGGTCCTTATGATGTCAATTTGAAAGAAGGCGATATTTTTTTACTGCCACCTCTGGTACCACATTCGCCGCAGCGTCCTGAAGAAGGTAGCTTGTGTTTGGTAATAGAACCAAAACGGCCTGAGGGCGAAAAAGATGCGTTCGAATGGTATTGCCAAAGTTGTAATCATCGGATTCATCGGGTTGATGTTGTACTGAAATCGATAGTAAAAGATTTGCCGCCCTTATTTTCTGCCTTTGCCGAAAATGAACAGCACCGTTTGTGTAAAAACTGTGGCGAACTGCACCCGGGAAAATAA
- a CDS encoding RidA family protein, which produces MKEPAASQVIAGKAKPRGRFPHYKRAGDFIYVSGTSSRRPDNSFVGVDVDEMGTTKLDIKEQTRAVIENIRDILTEAGASLDDLVELSTFLVNMNDFGGYNEIYAEFFTESGPTRTTVAVHQLPHPHLLIEIKAVAYKPQ; this is translated from the coding sequence GTGAAAGAACCAGCAGCTAGCCAGGTGATTGCGGGCAAAGCAAAACCTCGCGGTCGATTTCCTCACTATAAACGCGCCGGTGATTTTATTTATGTGTCCGGTACCAGCTCACGTCGTCCCGACAATAGTTTTGTAGGCGTAGACGTTGATGAAATGGGTACTACTAAGCTTGATATAAAAGAACAAACCCGTGCAGTGATAGAAAATATTCGTGACATTCTGACCGAAGCCGGGGCCAGCTTGGATGATCTGGTAGAGCTAAGTACTTTTTTAGTCAATATGAATGACTTTGGCGGCTACAACGAAATCTATGCCGAGTTTTTTACCGAAAGCGGGCCGACCAGAACTACGGTGGCGGTACATCAATTGCCGCACCCTCATTTACTTATTGAAATAAAAGCTGTGGCGTATAAGCCGCAGTAA
- a CDS encoding 2-keto-4-pentenoate hydratase — protein sequence MIDTAAVAQIVDDAAHTAQAIGQLSETGYALTLAEAYEVQAWSMARRVDRGEKIIGVKMGFTSKAKMVQMGVADLIWGRLTDAMLLEDGGELNLSNYVHPRIEPEIVFRLSKPLTGEVTLLEAMAAVDAIAPAMEVIDSRYENFKFSLEDVVADNSSSSGLVIGAWQSVPEDISNLGIAMEFNGKPVQVGSSAAIMGNPYRSLVAAARLAAEAGMVLEKGWVVMAGAATAAEALMPGVHVRMVAEKLGCVEITVNGE from the coding sequence ATGATTGATACAGCAGCAGTAGCGCAGATAGTCGATGACGCAGCGCATACCGCACAGGCGATAGGCCAGTTATCAGAAACTGGCTACGCATTAACTTTAGCGGAAGCCTATGAAGTGCAGGCCTGGTCTATGGCTCGCCGTGTGGATCGCGGTGAAAAAATCATCGGGGTGAAAATGGGTTTTACCAGTAAGGCCAAGATGGTGCAGATGGGTGTTGCTGATCTGATCTGGGGTCGTTTAACGGATGCTATGTTGCTGGAAGATGGTGGTGAACTCAATTTGAGTAACTATGTGCATCCGCGCATAGAACCAGAAATTGTTTTCCGATTGTCAAAACCGCTAACTGGTGAAGTGACGTTGCTGGAAGCGATGGCTGCGGTTGATGCGATTGCACCGGCGATGGAAGTCATTGATTCGCGTTATGAGAATTTTAAATTTTCACTGGAAGATGTAGTAGCCGATAACTCTTCCTCATCAGGACTGGTCATAGGTGCCTGGCAATCAGTACCAGAGGATATTTCCAATCTGGGTATTGCCATGGAGTTTAACGGTAAGCCGGTTCAGGTGGGCTCATCGGCGGCGATTATGGGGAATCCCTATCGGTCGTTGGTTGCCGCTGCGAGGTTAGCGGCTGAAGCAGGTATGGTGCTGGAGAAAGGCTGGGTTGTTATGGCCGGTGCCGCTACAGCTGCCGAAGCTTTGATGCCCGGCGTGCATGTGCGCATGGTGGCAGAAAAGTTGGGTTGTGTAGAAATAACGGTGAATGGAGAGTGA
- a CDS encoding 2-keto-4-pentenoate hydratase produces the protein MADNSAIETAAASIRQAYSSGITCAPVRDLLPALDIASAYAVQNVNTKIWMEQGRRLVGFKTGLTSRSVQTQLGVDQPDFGRLFADMAVVDGDEVVVDAVLQPKVEAEVALVLSRDINQEQPTMAELISSIAYALPSIEIVGSRIKDWNINIVDTIADNASSGLFVLGNEPKKLDGLDLRLCGMVMECRGEQVSTGAGLACLGHPLNAALWLAKTMISHGSPLQAGDIILTGALGPMVAASPGDVIEARISGLGSVRAAFGG, from the coding sequence GTGGCAGATAACAGCGCAATAGAAACAGCAGCAGCATCAATTCGGCAGGCATACAGTAGTGGTATCACCTGTGCCCCGGTGCGCGATTTACTGCCGGCGCTGGATATTGCCAGCGCCTATGCTGTACAGAATGTGAATACCAAAATATGGATGGAACAAGGGCGTCGTTTAGTGGGATTTAAAACAGGCTTAACGTCGCGCTCGGTGCAAACACAGTTAGGTGTTGATCAGCCTGATTTTGGTCGGTTGTTTGCGGATATGGCGGTGGTTGACGGTGATGAGGTTGTCGTTGATGCCGTGTTGCAGCCAAAAGTGGAGGCGGAAGTGGCTTTGGTGTTGTCCAGGGATATTAATCAGGAACAGCCAACCATGGCCGAGCTGATTTCATCCATTGCCTATGCGTTGCCATCGATCGAAATTGTTGGCAGCAGAATTAAGGATTGGAATATTAATATTGTTGATACGATTGCTGATAACGCATCCTCAGGGTTATTTGTATTAGGTAATGAGCCAAAAAAACTGGACGGTCTGGATTTGCGGCTGTGCGGAATGGTGATGGAATGTCGCGGCGAGCAAGTGTCTACCGGTGCGGGATTAGCGTGTTTAGGGCATCCATTAAATGCCGCGTTGTGGTTAGCAAAAACTATGATCAGTCATGGCTCGCCGTTACAGGCTGGCGATATTATTTTAACCGGAGCGCTGGGGCCCATGGTGGCAGCTAGTCCCGGTGATGTTATTGAAGCAAGAATTTCCGGATTGGGTTCGGTGCGTGCTGCGTTTGGCGGGTAA
- a CDS encoding 2-hydroxymuconic semialdehyde dehydrogenase: MTARTTPQPFQQPPHFGGVLRNYVNGQFVESGKCFDNINPVDGSLINQVSEASREMVDQAVMAAQAALAGEWAALSDNQRSALMHKVADGIEARFDEFVAAEMADTGKSLWQASNIDIPRGAANFRVFADLAKTRSSECFHTETADGQQALNYAVNKPLGVVAVIAPWNLPMLLLTWKLAPAMAVGNAVIAKPSEDTPATATLLAEVMHDAGVPAGAFNLVHGFGPDSAGEFLSQHKDIDAVTFTGESKTGSAIMKAAADNVKALSFELGGKNAAIIFDDADFDAAVEGTAKSVFTNGGQVCLCTERVYVQRPVFEKFVQALKQKAQALNIGWPQDPDTDMGPLISRAHQQKVLSYYQLAKDEGAKVVTGGGIPQFGDERDNGAFVEPTIFTGLAETARSVKEEVFGPVCHIAPFDTEEQAIAMANDSDYGLAATVWTTSLQRAHRVAPKMETGIVWVNTWYLRDLRTPFGGVKLSGIGREGGVHSLSFYSEPMNICIKLN, encoded by the coding sequence ATGACAGCACGCACAACCCCACAACCTTTTCAGCAGCCACCCCATTTCGGTGGCGTTTTGCGTAATTATGTCAATGGGCAGTTTGTCGAGTCTGGCAAGTGCTTTGACAATATTAATCCGGTCGATGGCAGTTTAATTAACCAGGTATCTGAGGCCAGTCGCGAGATGGTTGATCAGGCGGTGATGGCTGCGCAAGCGGCGCTGGCGGGTGAGTGGGCTGCGTTGTCGGACAATCAGCGCAGCGCCTTGATGCACAAAGTGGCGGATGGCATTGAGGCTCGTTTTGACGAATTTGTTGCTGCTGAAATGGCCGATACCGGCAAGTCTTTGTGGCAGGCCAGCAATATTGACATTCCTCGAGGGGCTGCCAATTTTCGCGTCTTCGCTGATCTGGCCAAAACCCGTTCCAGTGAGTGTTTTCACACTGAAACAGCGGATGGTCAGCAGGCGCTGAATTATGCTGTCAACAAACCGCTGGGAGTGGTGGCTGTGATTGCGCCGTGGAATTTACCGATGCTATTACTGACCTGGAAGTTAGCTCCTGCTATGGCGGTGGGTAATGCCGTTATCGCCAAACCCTCAGAAGATACACCCGCCACAGCAACCTTGTTAGCTGAGGTGATGCACGATGCAGGAGTGCCGGCTGGTGCGTTTAATTTAGTGCATGGATTTGGTCCTGATTCTGCTGGTGAGTTTTTGAGTCAGCATAAAGATATTGATGCGGTGACATTTACCGGTGAATCGAAAACCGGTAGCGCGATTATGAAAGCGGCTGCAGATAATGTGAAGGCGCTGTCCTTTGAGTTGGGTGGCAAAAACGCTGCCATTATTTTTGATGATGCTGACTTTGATGCCGCCGTAGAAGGTACTGCTAAATCGGTGTTTACCAATGGCGGGCAAGTTTGTTTGTGTACCGAGCGTGTTTATGTACAGCGGCCTGTTTTTGAAAAGTTTGTGCAGGCATTAAAGCAAAAAGCGCAAGCGCTGAATATTGGTTGGCCTCAGGATCCCGATACTGATATGGGGCCGTTAATTTCGCGTGCGCATCAACAAAAAGTATTGTCTTACTATCAATTGGCCAAAGATGAAGGCGCTAAGGTCGTTACTGGTGGCGGTATACCACAGTTTGGTGATGAGCGGGATAACGGTGCATTTGTCGAACCCACCATTTTCACCGGTCTCGCAGAAACAGCGCGCAGTGTTAAAGAAGAAGTGTTTGGACCGGTGTGTCATATCGCTCCTTTCGATACGGAAGAGCAGGCTATCGCTATGGCGAATGACAGTGACTATGGTTTGGCGGCCACTGTTTGGACTACAAGTCTGCAGCGTGCACATCGTGTCGCGCCCAAAATGGAAACCGGTATTGTCTGGGTAAATACCTGGTATTTGCGCGATCTGCGCACACCTTTTGGTGGTGTAAAACTTTCTGGCATCGGTCGTGAAGGTGGCGTGCATTCTTTAAGTTTTTATTCAGAACCAATGAATATTTGTATCAAGTTAAATTAA
- a CDS encoding LysR substrate-binding domain-containing protein, protein MTPDTLERHLVSRLKIKHLRLLVTVAEQKNIFKASQIMNMAQPAATKTIRDMENALDIILFDRSSRGVTPTPYGTVLIKHAKLILSQIKHVSEELISIQDGISGKVNIGTLLAASPTLLPKSLATLKRERANISVSVIEGTNDMLLPGLLMGDIDVVVGRLPEVQENEGLSSEVLYYEPIALVARKGHPLASKQKLSLKDLVNEQWILPSSGTTLRREIDNAFHKAGLNVPHDSIECVSILTNRTLLMETDMIAAMPYQVIRSYEDMGLLEQLPLKIKAELGPVGFTVRANSELTPAANYFLSILKQTALEMEKSK, encoded by the coding sequence ATGACCCCCGATACCCTCGAACGACACCTAGTCTCACGTCTTAAAATCAAGCATCTGCGACTACTGGTGACGGTGGCAGAGCAAAAAAATATTTTTAAAGCCTCGCAAATTATGAATATGGCGCAGCCTGCTGCCACCAAAACCATTCGTGATATGGAAAACGCGCTGGATATCATATTGTTCGACCGCTCATCCCGTGGGGTTACCCCAACCCCCTATGGAACGGTGTTAATTAAACACGCCAAGTTAATTCTTTCGCAGATAAAACATGTCAGTGAGGAACTGATTTCTATTCAGGATGGTATCTCCGGTAAGGTCAACATCGGTACTTTGTTGGCTGCCAGCCCCACCCTGCTACCAAAAAGTCTCGCCACCCTGAAACGCGAGCGCGCCAATATTTCGGTATCCGTTATTGAGGGCACAAACGATATGTTGTTGCCTGGGCTTTTAATGGGCGATATCGATGTCGTGGTTGGCCGCTTGCCCGAAGTGCAGGAGAACGAAGGCTTAAGTTCAGAAGTACTGTATTACGAGCCGATTGCTTTGGTTGCCCGCAAAGGACATCCGCTTGCCAGCAAACAAAAACTTTCGCTAAAGGATTTGGTGAACGAGCAATGGATACTGCCTTCCTCGGGTACCACCCTACGTAGAGAAATCGATAATGCCTTTCATAAGGCCGGACTGAATGTTCCCCATGACAGCATTGAATGTGTATCTATTCTGACTAATCGTACCCTGTTAATGGAAACAGATATGATCGCCGCCATGCCCTATCAAGTCATTCGCAGCTATGAAGATATGGGGCTTTTAGAGCAATTACCACTGAAAATAAAAGCTGAGTTGGGGCCTGTTGGCTTTACCGTTCGTGCAAACTCGGAACTCACTCCGGCAGCAAATTACTTCCTTAGTATTTTGAAACAAACAGCACTGGAAATGGAAAAGAGCAAGTAA
- a CDS encoding MFS transporter gives MQFLFATVLIDLIGFGIVIPILPFLAPKLGASNLEIGLIIATYSIFNGLCGPFWGRMSDRFGRKPIILICLAGAVISYIGLAFASSLTAIYIWRAFGGWMAGNFGVASAMIADMTTPENRAKGMGMIGAAFGLGMVIGPTLGGLLSGNGESYMLPFLVAAGLSTTAIIAGFFLLEETMTADKRADHVVEQSKHEKASLFRMLKQTNNRILASIFTLHNTCVSMISFVFPLWVGKLLGWGAMEVGFVFGIQGLMMAFVQIKLLGPLSTRMGEIPFLIMSIGIMSSGFVVATLASTTPFILMSFFLTVTGSTLCLPILNSITSKRTPLRFRGQMLGTTSSMSAWGRVTGPLLGGVILHYTGFNIAWVAGAILGLIYLSWGFAQRAVPELSQDSSPAS, from the coding sequence ATGCAATTTTTATTCGCGACCGTCCTTATTGACCTTATTGGTTTCGGTATTGTTATCCCTATTCTTCCGTTTTTAGCCCCCAAGCTGGGAGCCTCAAATTTAGAAATCGGTTTAATCATTGCTACCTATTCCATTTTTAATGGCTTATGTGGGCCATTTTGGGGGCGCATGAGTGATCGCTTTGGCCGCAAACCGATCATTTTGATCTGTTTAGCCGGTGCGGTTATCTCCTACATTGGCTTGGCGTTTGCAAGCAGCCTCACGGCAATCTATATCTGGCGTGCTTTTGGTGGCTGGATGGCGGGTAATTTCGGCGTGGCTTCGGCGATGATCGCTGACATGACTACACCCGAAAATCGCGCCAAAGGCATGGGCATGATTGGCGCTGCTTTTGGCCTGGGTATGGTGATTGGGCCCACCCTGGGTGGCTTGCTCAGCGGTAACGGGGAATCATACATGCTGCCGTTTTTAGTGGCTGCCGGCTTGTCAACTACAGCCATTATTGCTGGTTTCTTTTTATTGGAGGAAACCATGACCGCTGACAAACGCGCTGATCATGTGGTTGAACAAAGTAAGCACGAAAAAGCTTCATTATTTAGAATGCTTAAACAAACCAACAATAGAATTCTGGCTTCAATTTTTACCCTACATAATACCTGCGTCAGCATGATTAGCTTTGTCTTCCCTTTGTGGGTAGGCAAGTTGTTAGGTTGGGGGGCGATGGAAGTGGGTTTTGTGTTTGGCATTCAAGGCTTGATGATGGCCTTTGTACAAATAAAATTATTAGGCCCGTTATCAACTCGCATGGGCGAAATTCCATTCTTAATAATGAGCATCGGCATTATGAGCTCGGGGTTTGTAGTAGCTACTTTGGCCTCGACCACTCCCTTTATTTTGATGTCTTTTTTCCTAACGGTAACCGGCTCCACCCTTTGCTTACCCATATTGAATTCGATTACCTCTAAACGGACACCGCTGCGCTTTCGCGGACAAATGCTAGGGACGACATCGTCGATGTCAGCGTGGGGACGGGTTACCGGGCCATTACTGGGAGGCGTCATCTTGCATTACACCGGCTTTAATATTGCTTGGGTGGCCGGTGCGATCTTAGGCTTAATTTACTTAAGCTGGGGCTTTGCCCAACGCGCTGTCCCGGAGTTGTCTCAAGACTCCTCGCCAGCTAGTTAA
- a CDS encoding Rieske 2Fe-2S domain-containing protein, giving the protein MLKNFWYPVLVNTDLSEGSVCEIRLFDQSIAVYRGHNGVVHALEDACAHRSAPLSKGKVIANQLRCPYHGWSYDGQGQCQHIPALEQNKSIPKAATVSSYPIMEAVGLIWLWPGSPDQATDYPEMAAVENTYFGNSQWEVTDYQRELDFRHSLLIENLLDPAHIHFVHEGTMSSPANAGPLNPKLEINTQGFISGGGSKGIGVNSEFVGPALVALYFNFGYSRSVQLFYCLPTSATTMRLIARLYAAAGSGSRERMIAGTNHVLGEDIVVLERVERRLREGYPQLKTPIKADWAITEFQRWCRQHSSHQSTLSSTTPISMMKD; this is encoded by the coding sequence ATGTTAAAAAATTTCTGGTACCCGGTATTAGTGAATACAGATCTCAGCGAAGGAAGCGTCTGCGAGATCAGACTATTTGATCAATCGATAGCGGTTTATCGAGGTCATAATGGAGTAGTACATGCGCTGGAGGATGCCTGCGCACATCGCAGCGCACCACTGTCCAAAGGCAAAGTCATCGCCAATCAATTGCGCTGCCCCTATCATGGCTGGAGCTACGATGGCCAAGGCCAGTGTCAGCACATCCCCGCGTTAGAGCAAAACAAATCAATCCCGAAAGCCGCTACAGTAAGCTCATACCCGATAATGGAGGCTGTCGGCCTAATTTGGTTATGGCCGGGGTCGCCAGATCAAGCCACTGATTACCCTGAAATGGCCGCTGTTGAAAACACCTACTTCGGCAATAGTCAGTGGGAGGTAACCGATTATCAGCGTGAACTCGATTTTCGTCATTCATTACTCATTGAAAATTTACTCGACCCTGCGCATATACATTTTGTTCATGAAGGCACCATGTCCAGCCCAGCCAATGCCGGACCGTTAAACCCCAAACTTGAAATAAATACTCAGGGCTTTATTTCGGGGGGAGGTAGTAAAGGCATTGGCGTAAATAGCGAATTCGTTGGACCCGCACTGGTAGCGCTGTATTTTAATTTTGGCTATAGCCGAAGTGTGCAGTTGTTTTATTGCCTACCCACCTCAGCAACGACCATGCGCTTAATTGCGCGCCTATATGCAGCCGCTGGTAGCGGTTCCAGAGAGCGGATGATTGCTGGCACCAACCATGTGTTAGGCGAAGATATTGTCGTCCTTGAGCGAGTTGAGCGCCGCTTGCGAGAAGGCTACCCACAACTGAAAACACCGATAAAAGCCGATTGGGCTATTACCGAATTTCAGCGCTGGTGCCGCCAGCACAGCAGTCATCAATCGACATTATCTTCAACGACACCTATCTCAATGATGAAGGACTAA